In the genome of Flavobacteriaceae bacterium YJPT1-3, the window GATATACTCTGTAATGAAGTGCCTGTCCTGTTCCAAAGAGAGATCTACGCAACAGCTTGTATCGCCGGTGGAACGGTGTATTTGGTCTTAGAACGCCTGGGAGTAGATAGTGCCCTGGCGTCTATCGTGGCCGGTTCTACGGTGATCACCATTCGATTACTGGCGGTACACTTTAAACTCAGTTTGCCAAGTATTTACCGGACCACATAATTAATCGATCAACTCGGCGTCCAGATAAATATTGGTCAATGGCCATTCCTGCTCGTCAATGGCGACGGCATTGATCTTATCAACCACATCCATCCCTTGGGTCACTTCCCCAAAGACCGTGTGCTCTCCATCCAAATGATGCGCTCCGCGTGGTGCCTGCACAATAAAGAATTCAAAGGGAGCTGTGGCATTGCTGACGTTCATTTCGGTGTATTTGGCACTGGATAAAGCTCCGCGGACATGGGTGTGCCTGGACGAGGCCTCGTTGGGAATTAAATAATCTCCAATCCGCGCTCGTTTGTCCTGTAACTCATAGTTGTCGCTATTTCCGCCCTGAATGATGAAGTCGGGGGAGACCCGATGCATATAAGAACCCTTGAAATAGTCCTCTTTTACCAAAAGAATGAAATTGGCTCGATGCAGGGGCGTGTCG includes:
- a CDS encoding peptidylprolyl isomerase, which gives rise to MKHYWIVLALILVSASCEDKKTKTPAKEEIQTNNQTIKDSTLSLGRQGLADGAARKQKHRTAIKDSFSVENPMIKSQAELKDFLYAYGEENPENRVRIKTSMGDIEVRLFDDTPLHRANFILLVKEDYFKGSYMHRVSPDFIIQGGNSDNYELQDKRARIGDYLIPNEASSRHTHVRGALSSAKYTEMNVSNATAPFEFFIVQAPRGAHHLDGEHTVFGEVTQGMDVVDKINAVAIDEQEWPLTNIYLDAELID